One segment of Niveibacterium microcysteis DNA contains the following:
- a CDS encoding LysR family transcriptional regulator gives MKLELLNFHHLFYFWRVARLGHLTRAAAELHTSQSALSAQIRQFEDRLGEPLFTRQGRRLQLTDTGQLVLSYAEDIFGLGQEMLGRLDGRSEGLTRLRVGSVATLSRNYQENWIRPALADPGVVLTLESGVLEGLLTRLLQHQLDVVLANETVPSDADRPLHCRFLGSQSISLVGPASSWKGRTLRIPEDLDGLDIALPGPRHALRAQFDALCASADVRPRLRAEVDDMAMLRLIARDSGWLTVLPEVVVQDELRAGALVTVGQSTQLQERFYAITTPRRHRIEALERLLSQ, from the coding sequence ATGAAGCTGGAACTGCTGAACTTCCACCACCTGTTTTACTTCTGGCGGGTCGCAAGGCTTGGGCATCTCACGCGCGCTGCGGCCGAGCTTCATACGTCGCAATCGGCGCTGTCGGCACAGATCCGTCAATTTGAGGATCGACTCGGCGAGCCCCTGTTCACGCGCCAGGGGCGGCGGCTGCAGCTCACGGATACCGGGCAGCTGGTGCTTTCGTACGCCGAAGACATCTTCGGCCTCGGGCAGGAAATGCTGGGGCGCCTCGACGGGCGCAGCGAGGGCTTGACGCGGCTACGGGTGGGCAGCGTCGCCACCCTGTCGCGCAACTATCAGGAGAACTGGATTCGCCCGGCGCTGGCCGATCCTGGCGTGGTGCTGACGCTTGAATCGGGCGTGCTGGAAGGCCTGCTGACCCGCTTGCTGCAGCATCAACTCGATGTGGTACTGGCGAACGAGACGGTGCCGTCGGATGCCGACCGGCCGCTGCATTGCCGCTTTCTTGGCAGCCAGTCGATCTCGCTCGTGGGGCCCGCCAGCAGCTGGAAAGGTCGCACGTTGCGGATACCGGAAGACCTCGACGGTCTCGACATCGCGCTGCCGGGGCCAAGGCATGCGTTGCGCGCCCAGTTCGATGCGCTCTGTGCCTCGGCCGATGTGCGGCCACGCTTGCGCGCGGAGGTGGACGACATGGCCATGCTGCGCCTGATCGCGCGCGATAGCGGATGGCTAACCGTGCTGCCCGAGGTTGTGGTGCAGGACGAACTGCGGGCCGGGGCGCTGGTGACGGTCGGCCAATCGACGCAGTTGCAGGAGCGCTTCTACGCCATCACCACGCCACGCCGGCACCGCATCGAAGCGTTGGAGCGATTGCTGTCGCAATGA
- a CDS encoding TetR family transcriptional regulator, with protein sequence MARKTKEDMQQTRRDIIDAARNVFSERGVSRTSLEQIASAAGVTRGAVYWHFENKAQLFVALRDDVAMPLMDVLEAALQVDSGSDPLGAIECFLMAYVERLESDLTTRQTFEVLINKCEYTGELGDALKCVMRRSHDLSERLRVAYQKAAEKGGLRAGLDPDAMARDTYAFLFGLVRLWIVDREDNEFRTAARDMIRTHIALRRT encoded by the coding sequence ATGGCACGCAAGACCAAGGAAGACATGCAACAGACGCGGCGCGACATCATCGACGCCGCACGCAATGTGTTTTCCGAACGCGGAGTCAGTCGCACATCGCTGGAGCAGATCGCATCAGCCGCTGGGGTCACCCGCGGCGCGGTCTACTGGCATTTCGAGAACAAGGCCCAACTCTTCGTTGCGCTGCGTGACGACGTCGCGATGCCGCTGATGGATGTGCTCGAGGCTGCGCTGCAGGTTGATTCCGGCTCCGATCCGCTCGGCGCGATCGAATGCTTCCTGATGGCCTACGTAGAACGTCTTGAATCGGATCTGACGACGCGTCAGACCTTCGAAGTGCTGATCAACAAGTGCGAGTACACCGGCGAGCTTGGGGATGCGCTGAAATGCGTGATGCGCCGCTCGCACGACCTGAGCGAACGGCTCCGCGTCGCGTATCAGAAAGCAGCCGAAAAGGGCGGCCTGCGCGCCGGTCTGGACCCGGACGCCATGGCGCGCGACACCTATGCCTTCCTGTTCGGCCTGGTTCGGCTCTGGATCGTCGATCGCGAGGACAACGAGTTCCGCACCGCAGCCCGCGACATGATCCGCACGCACATCGCGCTGCGCCGGACCTAG
- a CDS encoding ethylbenzene dehydrogenase-related protein, producing MKTLLKHSLVAASLLISLDASAERFLVAQKVEQGPVLEKLAADPAWSAAKPVMIHMHSGSGFADGKTTANIKAVYTADTLYLMFSYDDPTQSYRYSPYQKQSDGSWKRLTDPNDKGGDNNRFYEDKWAIFWNIDDSSIRGFKKRGCYAACHDEVTTKPYGNKYTKNSGEIGDIWQMRSVRGGVSLGQPDNQYVDSTRYDKDKAPDSGRKSDASTGGGYNEVKLVNGKPEFMNKDGKAANKGGTYWIKLEDRVPFDDSKFVAGDEVASVVVSKFTGDRGNLAGAGAWADGKWTYVVARKLTTASPYDVQFKDLDAAYYFGFAAFDNSQVRHAIHKGPVILRFAK from the coding sequence ATGAAAACGCTCCTCAAGCATTCCCTGGTTGCGGCATCTTTATTGATATCTCTTGACGCCAGCGCCGAACGATTCCTGGTTGCCCAAAAGGTCGAACAAGGGCCGGTTCTCGAAAAGCTGGCTGCAGACCCGGCATGGTCGGCGGCAAAGCCGGTCATGATTCATATGCATAGCGGATCGGGCTTCGCGGACGGCAAGACCACCGCAAACATCAAGGCCGTCTACACGGCCGATACGCTCTACCTGATGTTCAGCTACGACGATCCGACTCAGTCCTATCGCTACAGCCCTTACCAGAAGCAGAGCGATGGCTCGTGGAAGCGGCTGACCGACCCCAACGACAAGGGTGGTGACAACAACCGTTTCTATGAAGACAAGTGGGCGATCTTCTGGAACATCGACGATTCCTCGATCCGCGGCTTCAAGAAACGCGGCTGCTACGCCGCCTGCCACGACGAGGTCACAACCAAGCCATACGGCAACAAGTACACGAAGAACTCGGGCGAAATTGGCGACATCTGGCAGATGCGCAGCGTCCGCGGCGGCGTGTCGCTCGGCCAGCCGGACAACCAGTATGTCGACAGCACCCGCTACGACAAGGACAAAGCGCCGGACTCGGGTCGCAAGTCCGACGCCAGCACCGGCGGCGGCTACAACGAAGTCAAGCTGGTGAACGGCAAGCCGGAGTTCATGAACAAGGACGGCAAGGCGGCCAATAAAGGCGGTACCTACTGGATCAAGCTGGAAGACCGCGTGCCGTTCGACGATTCGAAGTTCGTTGCAGGTGACGAGGTCGCTTCCGTGGTGGTGAGCAAGTTCACCGGCGATCGCGGCAACCTGGCCGGTGCGGGCGCATGGGCGGACGGGAAATGGACCTATGTCGTCGCGCGCAAGCTGACCACCGCCTCACCCTACGACGTTCAGTTCAAAGACCTCGACGCCGCTTACTACTTCGGCTTTGCGGCCTTCGACAATTCTCAAGTGCGGCACGCGATCCACAAAGGGCCGGTGATCCTGAGGTTTGCAAAATAA
- a CDS encoding efflux RND transporter permease subunit, which translates to MFAQFFIRRPIFATVISLIIVIAGIVAARALPISQYPAITPPTVQIIASYPGASAETLARTVAAPIEEQLNGVEGLVYYTSSASSSGSLTITATFEVGTNPDYATINTNNKVNAVLPRLPDDVRRNGVIVQKSSTEILLVASLVSPDKSRDALFLSNYASLNIVDELKRTPGVGSVTIFGAQDYSMRVWLKPDRMAQLGVTTADIAAALAAQNAQYSAGKIGAAPAVPGQQLAYTVTARGRLLEPAQFGNIILRAGGPDGYLRLKDVARVELAAQNYDAFTTLDGNPSIGMAIFLQTGANALDVGNAVKARMSEFEKTLPKGVAYMIPYDTTVFVQASIHEVVMTLLEASLLVIVVVFVFLQSWRATLIPMLAVPVSLIGAFAGLWIFNFSINTLTLFAMVLAIGIVVDDAIVVLENVERLMIEKGLSPREAAAEAMREVASAVVAIVLVLCSVFVPVAFLGGIAGQLYKQFAVTVAVSVVISGLVALTLTPALCALLLKPMHEETRGFFAGFNHFFARFTRSYTDTVSFTLRHRVASVAGYLAVIVIAGLLLARIPGSFVPPEDQGYVFGSVILPDGASLERTAKTGEALRQTLQKHPAVEHVFVVNGFDLIGGGNKSNTATVFVRLKPWDDRTATSDDIVKTVFGAGMMQKDGMAIAFNPPAIRGLGAAGGFEAYVQSRGSDDPKRLQEVMGAFVEALKQNKQLTGINTFFRPTSPQLHVEVDEDKALALGVPVGDVFVALQSTIGTYYVNDFNKFGRTYRVQMQADAPYRMKPEDVGRAWVRASNGNMIPLSALTRTTRMTGAETLDRFNGYLAAKVLGNGAPGVSSGEAIRIVEATAAKVLPEGYQLAWTGQAYQEKRTGSTSIAAFAFGLIMVFLILAAQFERWSLPLGVVMAIPFAMLGALVAILVRGFPNDIYFQIGLVVLVGLAAKNAILIVEFASQQMEAGMNAIDAALEAARLRFRPIVMTSLAFVLGMVPLVFATGAGAAARRSMGTGVFGGMIAATFIATLFVPLFFIWLTARHKVVARNAGDNA; encoded by the coding sequence ATGTTTGCTCAGTTCTTCATCCGAAGGCCCATCTTTGCGACGGTGATTTCGTTGATCATCGTCATCGCGGGCATCGTGGCGGCGCGCGCGCTGCCGATTTCGCAGTATCCGGCGATCACACCGCCAACCGTGCAGATCATCGCCTCCTACCCGGGCGCATCGGCCGAAACGCTCGCGCGCACCGTGGCGGCGCCGATTGAGGAGCAGCTCAACGGGGTCGAGGGGCTCGTCTACTACACGTCGAGTGCAAGTTCGAGCGGTTCGCTGACGATCACCGCGACCTTCGAGGTCGGCACCAACCCGGACTACGCCACGATCAACACCAACAACAAGGTCAATGCAGTGCTGCCGCGTCTGCCCGACGACGTACGCCGCAACGGCGTGATCGTGCAGAAGAGCTCGACCGAGATCCTGTTGGTCGCTTCGCTGGTGTCGCCCGACAAGTCACGTGACGCGCTGTTCCTGTCGAACTATGCGTCGCTGAACATTGTTGATGAGCTCAAGCGCACGCCAGGTGTCGGCAGCGTCACGATCTTCGGCGCGCAGGACTATTCGATGCGCGTGTGGCTCAAGCCGGATCGCATGGCGCAACTGGGTGTCACCACTGCTGATATCGCCGCCGCACTTGCTGCGCAGAACGCGCAGTACTCGGCGGGCAAGATCGGTGCTGCACCCGCGGTGCCCGGCCAGCAACTGGCCTACACGGTCACTGCGCGCGGCCGTCTGCTTGAACCCGCGCAATTCGGCAACATCATCCTGCGCGCCGGTGGGCCTGACGGCTACCTGCGCCTGAAGGACGTCGCGCGGGTGGAGCTTGCCGCGCAGAACTACGACGCCTTTACGACGCTCGACGGCAATCCGTCGATCGGTATGGCGATCTTCCTGCAGACCGGCGCCAACGCGCTGGATGTGGGCAATGCCGTGAAGGCCAGGATGTCGGAGTTCGAGAAGACGCTGCCCAAGGGCGTCGCGTACATGATTCCGTACGACACCACGGTGTTCGTGCAGGCATCGATTCACGAAGTCGTGATGACCTTGCTTGAAGCGAGCTTGCTGGTGATCGTGGTGGTCTTCGTGTTCCTGCAGAGCTGGCGCGCGACGCTGATTCCGATGCTGGCGGTACCGGTATCGCTGATCGGTGCCTTTGCCGGCTTGTGGATCTTCAACTTCTCGATCAACACGCTGACCTTGTTCGCGATGGTGCTGGCGATCGGCATCGTCGTGGACGATGCGATCGTGGTGCTGGAGAACGTTGAGCGTTTGATGATCGAGAAGGGGCTCTCGCCCCGCGAGGCAGCGGCGGAAGCGATGCGCGAGGTGGCCAGCGCGGTCGTCGCGATCGTGCTGGTGCTGTGTTCGGTGTTCGTGCCGGTGGCCTTCCTCGGCGGCATCGCGGGCCAGCTCTACAAGCAGTTTGCGGTCACCGTTGCGGTGTCGGTCGTCATCTCGGGCCTGGTCGCGCTGACCCTCACGCCTGCGCTGTGCGCACTGCTGCTCAAGCCCATGCATGAGGAAACGCGTGGTTTCTTCGCCGGCTTCAACCACTTCTTCGCACGCTTCACGCGTAGCTACACCGACACCGTGTCGTTCACCCTGCGGCATCGTGTGGCATCGGTGGCTGGTTATCTCGCGGTGATCGTGATCGCCGGGCTGCTGCTCGCCCGTATCCCCGGCAGTTTCGTGCCGCCGGAGGATCAGGGCTATGTGTTCGGTTCGGTGATCCTGCCCGATGGCGCGTCGCTTGAACGCACAGCAAAGACCGGCGAGGCCCTGCGCCAGACGCTGCAAAAGCACCCGGCGGTTGAGCATGTGTTTGTCGTGAACGGTTTCGACCTGATCGGCGGCGGCAACAAGAGCAATACCGCGACCGTGTTCGTGCGCCTGAAGCCTTGGGACGACCGTACTGCAACGTCCGACGACATCGTCAAGACCGTGTTCGGCGCCGGCATGATGCAGAAGGACGGCATGGCCATCGCCTTCAACCCACCGGCGATCCGTGGCCTCGGCGCGGCGGGGGGCTTCGAGGCCTACGTGCAGAGCCGCGGGTCCGACGATCCGAAGCGGCTGCAGGAAGTGATGGGGGCTTTCGTCGAGGCGCTCAAGCAGAACAAGCAGCTTACCGGCATCAACACCTTCTTCCGCCCGACTTCGCCGCAACTGCATGTGGAAGTGGATGAAGACAAAGCGCTCGCACTGGGCGTGCCGGTGGGGGACGTGTTTGTCGCGCTGCAGAGCACGATCGGCACCTACTACGTGAACGACTTCAACAAGTTCGGTCGTACCTACCGGGTACAGATGCAGGCCGATGCGCCTTACCGCATGAAGCCGGAAGACGTGGGCCGCGCCTGGGTGCGTGCGAGCAACGGCAACATGATTCCGCTCTCAGCCCTGACGCGCACCACGCGGATGACTGGCGCTGAGACGCTCGATCGCTTCAACGGCTACCTCGCCGCCAAGGTGCTCGGCAACGGCGCGCCCGGCGTGAGTTCGGGCGAAGCGATTCGCATCGTCGAGGCCACTGCGGCCAAGGTGCTGCCAGAGGGCTACCAGCTTGCCTGGACCGGGCAGGCCTATCAGGAGAAGCGTACCGGCTCGACGTCGATCGCGGCCTTCGCCTTCGGCCTGATCATGGTCTTCCTGATTCTCGCTGCGCAGTTCGAGCGCTGGTCGTTGCCGCTCGGCGTGGTGATGGCGATTCCGTTCGCGATGCTTGGTGCGCTGGTCGCAATTCTGGTGCGCGGCTTCCCGAACGACATCTACTTCCAGATTGGTCTCGTCGTACTGGTGGGCCTCGCGGCGAAGAACGCGATTCTGATCGTCGAGTTTGCCTCGCAGCAGATGGAGGCCGGCATGAACGCCATCGATGCCGCACTCGAAGCGGCCCGGCTGCGTTTCCGGCCGATCGTGATGACCTCGCTCGCCTTCGTGCTCGGCATGGTGCCGCTTGTCTTCGCTACCGGCGCGGGCGCGGCGGCACGCCGTTCGATGGGGACCGGCGTGTTCGGCGGCATGATCGCAGCCACCTTCATCGCCACGCTGTTCGTACCGCTTTTCTTCATCTGGCTGACTGCCCGCCACAAGGTGGTCGCCCGCAATGCCGGAGACAACGCATGA
- a CDS encoding efflux RND transporter periplasmic adaptor subunit, with the protein MSVRRMIPPHIRGTFVPAISAISLVLALAACTAKDQAGGAPSGPMPVGAIAVEATSAPVWVEAVGQTEGAREVEVRARVGGVLVKRGYEEGNAVRAGQSLFEIDRAPLEAALSSARAQASDAANKLEQATRELARTRGLSTQDAVARKELDDAVTAEATARAQQQAAQASLRTAELNLGYAAVPAPVAGISGRALKSEGNLVAVGDSLTTVVQLDPIKVRFALSDADQANFPGGHFDPRKVQAVQIVLPDGSTYGAKGALDFAATQIDPKLGTRSLRAAFPNPDAAVLPGQFVRVKLQVGTREGVFRVPQSAVVQTDQGFIVMTVGEGDKVAPRPVQVGNWDGKDWIITGGLKAGDQVIVDNLIKLRPGMPVKPMPPGAMPPGAPGAAAGKKQA; encoded by the coding sequence ATGTCCGTCCGTCGCATGATCCCGCCGCACATCCGCGGCACTTTTGTACCCGCAATTTCCGCGATTTCTCTGGTGCTGGCATTGGCCGCCTGTACCGCCAAGGATCAGGCCGGGGGCGCGCCATCCGGACCGATGCCGGTTGGTGCCATTGCGGTGGAAGCGACCAGTGCGCCGGTGTGGGTCGAGGCGGTTGGCCAGACCGAAGGCGCGCGCGAAGTCGAGGTGCGGGCCCGCGTTGGTGGTGTGCTGGTCAAGCGTGGCTATGAGGAAGGCAACGCGGTGCGGGCTGGACAGTCACTGTTCGAAATCGATCGCGCGCCGCTTGAGGCGGCGCTCTCGAGCGCGCGCGCCCAGGCCAGCGACGCAGCGAACAAGTTGGAGCAGGCCACACGTGAGTTGGCCCGCACGCGCGGCTTGTCCACGCAGGATGCGGTGGCGCGGAAGGAACTGGATGACGCCGTAACCGCGGAAGCCACCGCCCGCGCGCAGCAGCAAGCGGCCCAGGCGAGCCTGCGCACGGCGGAGCTCAACCTTGGCTATGCCGCAGTGCCGGCGCCGGTGGCGGGTATCAGCGGGCGGGCGTTGAAGTCGGAAGGTAATCTGGTGGCGGTGGGCGACAGCCTGACGACAGTGGTTCAGCTCGATCCGATCAAGGTTCGCTTTGCGCTTTCCGATGCTGATCAGGCGAACTTCCCCGGCGGCCACTTCGATCCGCGCAAGGTGCAGGCGGTGCAGATCGTGTTGCCGGATGGCTCCACCTATGGTGCCAAAGGCGCGCTCGACTTCGCCGCGACACAGATCGATCCAAAGCTCGGCACCCGTTCGCTGCGTGCCGCATTCCCCAACCCCGATGCCGCGGTGCTGCCGGGCCAGTTCGTTCGCGTGAAGTTGCAGGTCGGCACCCGCGAGGGCGTGTTCCGCGTGCCGCAGTCGGCAGTGGTGCAAACCGACCAGGGTTTTATCGTGATGACGGTGGGTGAGGGCGACAAGGTGGCGCCGCGGCCAGTGCAAGTCGGCAACTGGGACGGCAAGGACTGGATCATCACTGGCGGCCTGAAAGCGGGCGACCAGGTGATCGTGGATAACCTGATCAAGCTGCGACCCGGCATGCCGGTAAAGCCGATGCCGCCGGGCGCCATGCCACCCGGCGCGCCCGGTGCTGCGGCCGGCAAGAAGCAAGCTTGA
- a CDS encoding NADH-quinone oxidoreductase subunit L has translation MELLPSVLTFSLLLPVALMVIGVLLPFLPKVQQARQWQGFLALSLAALLAAAIGLVLRGNSATGAATFISPWLAAPMLGGWLAVLVQLLGTLIGAFSSRYLQGEAGQQRYLAALAGVLAAVHLLLLADHWLVLIAAWALVGVALQHLLCFYPDRPFAQLAAFKKRLADRLADALLIAAAALAWWAVGSGSLSALWTHLAQDGASAALQFSAVCLVLAVVLRTALLPVHGWLIQVMEAPTPVSALLHAGVVNLGGYVLIRFSPLLEHAPAARWLLVAFGLGTAILAGLVMLTRISIKVRLAWSTVAQMGFMVLECGLGLYTLAALHLIGHSLYKAHTFLSASTAVQHTRIQALHDARTPTPLSLLLAPVLAATGVFAVLALFRDAAWPWWWSLLLALAWAPLLWLPQASDQTLRQTLRHYAAGVVMVVGLTALAMLAHAIPLGTVDRPDTATGVIALLGMVCLHGWLVALQLWPAALARSRRWSYAGLYLDESYTRLALWLWPTRWAPASHERHSSRSNGAIRAKA, from the coding sequence ATGGAACTGCTCCCGAGTGTTTTGACCTTCAGCCTTCTGCTGCCAGTCGCCCTGATGGTGATCGGCGTGCTGCTGCCGTTCCTGCCCAAGGTTCAGCAGGCTCGACAGTGGCAAGGCTTCCTCGCGCTATCGCTGGCGGCCTTGCTCGCCGCGGCGATCGGACTCGTGCTGCGCGGCAATTCGGCCACCGGCGCGGCCACATTCATCTCGCCTTGGTTGGCGGCCCCCATGTTGGGCGGCTGGCTGGCGGTGTTGGTGCAATTGCTCGGCACCCTGATCGGCGCCTTTTCGTCGCGCTACCTGCAGGGTGAGGCGGGCCAACAGCGCTACCTTGCGGCGCTCGCCGGCGTGCTGGCGGCGGTGCATCTGCTGTTGCTGGCAGACCACTGGCTCGTGCTGATCGCGGCGTGGGCGCTGGTCGGCGTGGCGCTGCAGCACCTGCTGTGCTTCTACCCCGATCGCCCGTTCGCCCAACTCGCAGCCTTCAAGAAACGGCTCGCCGATCGCCTGGCCGATGCGCTGCTGATCGCCGCCGCGGCACTGGCGTGGTGGGCCGTCGGCAGCGGCTCGCTCTCGGCGCTCTGGACACATCTCGCGCAGGATGGTGCGTCGGCTGCACTGCAGTTCAGCGCGGTGTGCCTGGTGCTCGCCGTGGTGCTCCGTACCGCGCTGCTGCCGGTTCATGGCTGGCTGATCCAGGTGATGGAGGCGCCGACGCCGGTATCCGCCCTGCTCCACGCCGGCGTTGTTAACCTCGGCGGCTATGTGCTGATCCGCTTCTCGCCGCTATTGGAGCACGCCCCCGCCGCACGCTGGTTGCTGGTGGCTTTTGGCCTCGGTACGGCGATCCTCGCCGGCCTGGTCATGCTCACCCGGATCAGCATCAAGGTTCGACTCGCCTGGTCCACCGTGGCGCAGATGGGCTTCATGGTGCTCGAATGCGGGCTCGGTCTCTACACGCTCGCGGCGCTGCACCTGATCGGCCACTCGCTGTACAAGGCGCACACCTTCCTGTCGGCCTCGACGGCAGTGCAACACACACGGATCCAGGCGCTGCACGATGCACGCACGCCCACGCCGTTGAGCCTGCTGCTCGCGCCAGTACTGGCTGCCACGGGCGTGTTCGCGGTACTCGCACTGTTCCGCGATGCCGCCTGGCCGTGGTGGTGGAGCCTCCTTCTGGCCCTTGCCTGGGCACCCTTGCTGTGGCTGCCTCAAGCAAGCGACCAAACCCTTCGTCAGACCCTGCGCCACTACGCAGCCGGCGTTGTGATGGTCGTTGGCCTTACCGCGCTGGCGATGCTGGCCCACGCGATCCCGCTGGGGACGGTCGATCGCCCCGATACCGCAACGGGTGTTATTGCCTTGCTCGGCATGGTCTGCCTGCACGGCTGGCTGGTGGCACTTCAACTCTGGCCTGCGGCACTCGCGCGCAGCCGGCGCTGGAGCTACGCCGGCCTCTACCTCGATGAGTCCTACACCCGACTCGCCCTGTGGCTCTGGCCAACGCGCTGGGCACCCGCGTCACATGAGCGCCACAGCAGCCGCAGCAACGGCGCCATTCGCGCCAAGGCCTGA